The proteins below are encoded in one region of Penaeus monodon isolate SGIC_2016 chromosome 32, NSTDA_Pmon_1, whole genome shotgun sequence:
- the LOC119593729 gene encoding protein krueppel-like: MSIGRSVANVVQAESTSQHASPYQVHRCSLCPFTTGNSKDILYHMSLSHATEKPFACPNCPYRAAQKIHLKIHMRTHTGEKPYACTLCDFRSAQSSNLKRHLAKHHTS, translated from the coding sequence ATGAGCATCGGGAGGTCCGTGGCCAACGTGGTGCAGGCCGAGTCCACCAGCCAGCACGCGTCCCCGTACCAGGTGCACAGGTGCTCCTTATGCCCGTTCACCACAGGGAACTCAAAGGACATCCTTTACCACATGTCGCTCTCCCACGCGACGGAGAAGCCCTTCGCTTGCCCGAACTGCCCTTATCGAGCCGCGCAGAAGATTCATCTCAAAATTCACATGAGGACTCACACTGGAGAGAAACCCTATGCTTGCACGCTGTGTGACTTCAGATCTGCGCAGTCGAGTAACCTGAAGAGGCATTTGGCGAAGCATCACACTTCATGA